From one Bacteroides intestinalis DSM 17393 genomic stretch:
- a CDS encoding ABC transporter permease has protein sequence MKQIYYVIRTLLRGRGSNIIKVISLGLGLTMSILLFSRVAFEQSYDTFYKDYDNLYQIFSIFSADGEQFEPQKQNCGPVAGAILENFPKEVEAATSIAYFLGGPLYNGSVRFDDEILLADSLFFRTMGIEVLSGNPENELVQPDVIFLSDRLAQKIFGGENPIGKVLSYNKEIAFTVKGTYAALPENTTMRPEGVVSMPTAWSRSWGNYSWRGGDSYYEYIRFRPGADKEIINARLDDMIQKYRPEEDKKAYGYTAFVKPIRDVYRNEDQVKRMDSIMSILALAILFVAALNYVLISISSLTYRAKAVGVHKCSGASGGTVFSMFLLETGIIIVLALVLMGLILLNFQEFIEDTTAAKLSVLFAPDRIWVPLAVVLVLFVVGGVLPGRLFARIPVSQVFRRYTEGKKGWKRPLLFIQFAGVAFICGLMYVVMAQYNYVKDKDMGYNPQRVAVGNAYFGSEEESGPALQFFRGLPYVEEVSSAVSTPIWSYSGSMIEGESGQSLFSTRYSFALEDYFKMMGMTMKEGRAPRAADEIVVNEAFAERMRWGDKALNHPLRTEGKNFKVVGILKNFHIGSYYQPQDVIMFGYTRTFGNTVHVRLKEPFAENLRRLNKDVSEAYPDKTIDFAGLEQRILERYNPVRVFSNATILAAVTMFFVMLMGLIGYTTDEVRRRSKEIAIRKVNGAESSGILELLSKDVLYVAGPAVIIGIIASAYVNEMWMDQFAAQVPLSWPVYVLIALVILLLIVACVIWKSWRIANENPVNSIKSE, from the coding sequence ATGAAACAAATCTATTATGTCATAAGGACTTTATTACGTGGACGCGGTTCGAATATTATCAAAGTCATTTCCCTTGGATTGGGATTGACGATGAGTATTTTGCTGTTTTCTCGTGTGGCTTTTGAACAAAGTTACGACACCTTCTACAAAGACTATGACAATTTATATCAGATATTCTCTATTTTTTCAGCTGATGGTGAACAGTTTGAGCCTCAAAAGCAAAACTGTGGCCCCGTGGCAGGTGCCATATTGGAAAACTTCCCGAAAGAAGTGGAAGCAGCCACCAGTATCGCCTATTTTCTCGGTGGTCCGTTGTATAATGGCAGTGTTCGTTTCGATGACGAGATACTGTTGGCAGACTCACTTTTTTTCCGAACTATGGGTATTGAGGTGCTGAGCGGAAATCCGGAGAATGAACTGGTACAACCGGATGTTATTTTTCTGAGCGACCGCTTGGCACAGAAAATCTTCGGCGGCGAAAATCCTATTGGAAAAGTGCTGAGCTACAATAAAGAAATAGCATTTACAGTGAAGGGGACTTATGCCGCTTTACCGGAAAATACTACGATGCGTCCCGAGGGAGTTGTATCTATGCCCACAGCTTGGAGTCGCAGTTGGGGTAACTATTCCTGGCGTGGGGGAGACAGTTACTACGAATATATCCGTTTCCGTCCGGGAGCTGACAAAGAGATTATCAATGCCCGACTGGATGACATGATACAGAAATATCGACCGGAAGAGGATAAGAAAGCTTATGGCTATACAGCTTTTGTGAAACCTATCCGTGATGTATATCGAAACGAAGACCAAGTGAAACGGATGGATAGCATTATGAGTATCCTAGCTCTTGCAATTCTTTTTGTTGCAGCACTAAACTATGTATTGATATCCATCTCCTCGCTTACTTACCGCGCGAAAGCGGTGGGAGTACATAAGTGTAGTGGTGCAAGTGGAGGTACTGTATTCTCAATGTTTCTTCTGGAGACAGGTATTATCATTGTACTGGCTCTGGTGTTAATGGGACTGATATTGCTTAACTTTCAGGAGTTTATAGAAGATACTACCGCAGCCAAGCTGAGTGTACTTTTTGCACCCGATCGTATTTGGGTACCGCTTGCTGTAGTGTTGGTTCTTTTTGTTGTGGGGGGAGTATTGCCAGGTAGATTATTTGCGCGGATACCGGTGTCGCAGGTTTTTCGTCGCTATACGGAAGGTAAGAAAGGGTGGAAACGTCCATTACTTTTTATCCAGTTCGCAGGTGTGGCCTTTATCTGTGGACTGATGTATGTAGTGATGGCGCAGTACAATTATGTGAAAGATAAAGATATGGGATATAATCCGCAGCGTGTAGCGGTGGGGAATGCTTATTTTGGTAGTGAGGAGGAGAGTGGACCGGCATTGCAGTTTTTCCGTGGTCTGCCTTATGTCGAAGAAGTTTCTTCTGCGGTCAGTACCCCTATCTGGAGCTATAGTGGCTCAATGATTGAAGGCGAAAGTGGACAGTCCCTCTTCTCAACACGCTACAGTTTTGCTCTTGAAGATTACTTTAAAATGATGGGTATGACAATGAAGGAAGGTCGTGCTCCGCGTGCAGCAGATGAAATAGTAGTGAATGAGGCTTTTGCGGAGAGGATGCGTTGGGGAGACAAGGCTTTGAACCACCCGTTACGTACAGAAGGCAAGAATTTTAAAGTCGTGGGTATATTGAAAAATTTTCATATAGGTTCCTATTACCAGCCACAGGATGTCATAATGTTCGGATATACCCGTACTTTCGGTAATACTGTCCATGTGCGTCTCAAAGAACCTTTTGCTGAGAATTTGCGGCGTCTGAACAAAGACGTAAGCGAAGCTTATCCGGACAAAACGATTGATTTTGCCGGATTGGAACAACGAATATTGGAACGGTATAATCCGGTTCGTGTCTTTAGCAATGCTACCATATTGGCGGCGGTAACCATGTTCTTTGTCATGCTGATGGGCCTGATAGGTTATACTACGGATGAAGTGCGCCGTCGTTCCAAAGAAATTGCCATTCGTAAAGTGAATGGGGCGGAATCTTCGGGGATATTGGAGTTACTTTCAAAGGATGTCCTTTATGTAGCGGGACCGGCTGTCATTATCGGTATTATTGCCTCGGCGTACGTCAATGAGATGTGGATGGATCAGTTTGCTGCACAGGTGCCGCTTTCGTGGCCGGTATATGTGCTGATAGCATTGGTTATCCTGTTACTTATTGTTGCTTGCGTCATCTGGAAGTCATGGCGGATAGCGAATGAAAATCCGGTGAATAGTATTAAAAGCGAATAA
- a CDS encoding ABC transporter ATP-binding protein — protein MIEINDISKVFRTSEVETVALNHVNLEVKEGEFAAIMGPSGCGKSTLLNILGLLDNPTEGSYKLLGQEVGNLKEKERTRVRKGKLGFVFQSFNLIDELNVYENVELPLTYLGIRASERRRMVEDILKRMNISHRAKHFPQQLSGGQQQRVAIARAVVTNPKLILADEPTGNLDSKNGTEVMNLLTELNREGTTIIMVTHSQHDASFAHRTIHLFDGSIVASVAAQEM, from the coding sequence ATGATTGAAATTAATGACATCAGTAAAGTATTCCGTACATCGGAAGTGGAAACAGTAGCATTGAACCACGTGAACCTTGAAGTGAAAGAGGGAGAGTTTGCAGCTATTATGGGACCGTCAGGTTGCGGAAAATCAACCCTGTTGAATATTCTGGGATTACTGGATAATCCGACGGAAGGTTCATATAAACTTCTGGGACAGGAAGTAGGGAATCTGAAAGAAAAAGAGCGTACACGCGTTCGTAAAGGTAAACTGGGTTTTGTATTCCAAAGCTTCAATCTGATAGACGAACTGAATGTGTATGAAAATGTGGAATTGCCTTTGACTTACCTGGGCATCAGAGCTTCCGAACGTCGCCGGATGGTGGAAGATATACTGAAACGAATGAATATCAGTCATCGTGCCAAACACTTCCCGCAACAGCTTTCCGGTGGTCAGCAGCAACGTGTAGCCATTGCTCGTGCTGTGGTTACTAATCCTAAGTTGATACTTGCCGATGAGCCGACCGGTAATCTGGATTCTAAGAATGGTACAGAAGTGATGAATTTGCTGACAGAGTTGAACCGGGAAGGAACTACTATTATCATGGTGACACACTCTCAGCACGATGCTTCTTTCGCCCATCGTACGATTCATTTGTTCGATGGCAGTATAGTGGCAAGTGTTGCAGCACAGGAAATGTAA
- a CDS encoding metallophosphoesterase family protein, giving the protein MKLSKLLFIPLIGLFMGGCDMIDYHPYDVRISGPTDINNRNIAKIEANCKDKTTIRFVTMGDSQRWYDETQDFVNHLNKRDDIDFVIHGGDFSDFGVTDEFLWQRDIMNKLKVPYVGLIGNHDCLGTGEETYRAIFGDPNFSFIAGRIKFVCLNTNALEFDYSRPIPDFDFINAQLEDRREEYDRTIFSMHIRPFCFEFNNNVAQVFQYSIKRFPDLLFCTAAHEHHVFEEDLFDDGVMYYMSDCMKNRCYYIFTVTPDRYEREVVYY; this is encoded by the coding sequence ATGAAACTATCTAAACTCTTATTCATCCCGCTCATAGGTCTGTTTATGGGCGGTTGCGACATGATAGACTACCATCCTTATGATGTGCGTATCAGTGGTCCGACGGATATCAACAACCGCAATATAGCAAAAATAGAAGCCAATTGTAAAGACAAGACGACAATCCGTTTTGTTACCATGGGTGATTCACAACGTTGGTATGATGAAACCCAGGATTTTGTCAATCACCTCAATAAACGAGATGACATTGATTTCGTCATCCATGGCGGAGATTTCAGTGATTTTGGTGTCACAGACGAGTTCCTGTGGCAACGTGATATCATGAATAAGCTGAAAGTTCCTTATGTTGGTCTCATTGGTAATCATGACTGTCTCGGCACAGGTGAAGAAACTTATCGCGCCATTTTCGGTGATCCCAATTTCTCATTTATTGCCGGCCGCATCAAATTCGTTTGTCTGAATACCAATGCTCTCGAGTTCGATTACTCCCGTCCTATTCCTGACTTTGACTTCATCAATGCTCAGTTGGAAGATCGCCGCGAGGAGTACGACCGTACCATCTTCTCCATGCATATACGTCCATTCTGCTTCGAGTTCAATAATAATGTAGCTCAGGTTTTCCAATATAGCATTAAGAGGTTTCCCGATTTATTATTCTGTACGGCAGCTCACGAACATCATGTATTCGAAGAGGATCTTTTTGATGACGGCGTGATGTACTACATGAGTGATTGCATGAAAAACCGTTGCTACTATATATTCACTGTAACTCCTGACAGATATGAGCGCGAAGTGGTCTATTATTAA
- the proS gene encoding proline--tRNA ligase, translating to MAVELKDLTKRSENYSQWYNELVVKADLAEQSAVRGCMVIKPYGYAIWEKMQRQLDDMFKETGHVNAYFPLLIPKSFLSREAEHVEGFAKECAVVTHHRLKNAPDGSGVIVDPEAKLEEELIIRPTSETIIWNTYKNWINSYRDLPILCNQWANVMRWEMRTRLFLRTAEFLWQEGHTAHATREEAEEEAVRMLNVYAEFAEKYMAVPVVKGVKSANERFAGALDTYTIEAMMQDGKALQSGTSHFLGQNFAKAFDVQFVNKENKMEYVWATSWGVSTRLMGALIMTHSDDNGLVLPPHLAPIQVVIVPIYKNAEMLQKIDEKVAGIVAKLKSMGVSVKYDNADNKRPGFKFADYELKGVPVRLVMGGRDLENNTMEVMRRDTLEKETRSCDGIEEYVKDLLEEIQANIYQKALNYRNSHITKVDSYDEFKEKIEEGGFILAHWDGTTETEEKIKEDTKATIRCIPFETFLDDDKEPGICMVTGKPSACRALFARSY from the coding sequence ATGGCAGTAGAATTAAAAGACCTGACCAAACGCAGCGAGAATTATTCGCAGTGGTATAATGAGTTGGTGGTGAAGGCCGATCTGGCGGAACAATCGGCTGTGCGTGGCTGTATGGTGATCAAACCTTACGGATACGCTATCTGGGAGAAAATGCAGCGTCAGCTGGATGATATGTTTAAGGAAACAGGACACGTGAATGCCTATTTCCCTTTGCTGATTCCGAAGTCTTTCCTCAGCCGTGAAGCGGAACATGTGGAAGGTTTTGCAAAGGAGTGTGCAGTAGTAACACACCATCGTCTGAAAAATGCTCCTGACGGTAGCGGAGTAATTGTAGACCCGGAAGCTAAACTGGAAGAAGAACTGATTATCCGTCCTACTTCTGAAACCATCATCTGGAATACTTATAAGAACTGGATTAATTCTTATCGCGATCTGCCTATTTTGTGTAATCAATGGGCGAACGTGATGCGTTGGGAAATGCGTACCCGCCTCTTCCTGCGTACTGCAGAATTCCTGTGGCAGGAGGGACATACAGCACACGCTACTCGTGAAGAAGCTGAAGAAGAAGCAGTACGTATGCTGAACGTATATGCCGAATTTGCCGAAAAATATATGGCTGTTCCTGTAGTGAAAGGTGTGAAATCTGCCAATGAACGTTTTGCCGGTGCACTGGATACTTACACTATCGAAGCCATGATGCAGGACGGAAAAGCTCTGCAAAGTGGTACGTCTCACTTCCTTGGACAGAATTTTGCCAAGGCATTTGATGTGCAGTTCGTGAACAAGGAAAATAAAATGGAATATGTTTGGGCTACTTCATGGGGGGTATCTACCCGCTTGATGGGAGCACTGATCATGACTCACTCTGATGATAACGGACTTGTACTGCCTCCTCATTTGGCTCCGATACAGGTGGTTATCGTGCCTATCTATAAAAATGCAGAGATGCTGCAGAAGATTGATGAGAAGGTAGCCGGTATCGTTGCTAAACTGAAATCTATGGGTGTTTCGGTGAAATATGATAATGCCGATAACAAACGTCCGGGCTTCAAATTTGCAGACTATGAATTGAAAGGTGTACCTGTACGTCTTGTGATGGGTGGTCGTGATCTGGAAAACAATACAATGGAAGTAATGCGCCGCGATACGCTGGAAAAAGAAACCCGTTCTTGCGATGGTATCGAGGAATACGTAAAAGATCTGTTGGAAGAAATTCAAGCAAATATTTACCAGAAGGCTCTCAACTATCGTAACTCTCACATCACGAAAGTGGATAGTTACGACGAATTCAAGGAAAAGATTGAAGAAGGTGGCTTTATCCTTGCCCACTGGGATGGTACTACCGAAACTGAGGAGAAGATCAAGGAAGATACAAAGGCTACTATCCGTTGTATTCCTTTTGAAACTTTCTTGGATGATGATAAAGAACCGGGTATCTGTATGGTGACCGGTAAACCGTCGGCTTGCCGAGCTTTGTTTGCTCGTTCTTATTAA
- a CDS encoding putative toxin-antitoxin system toxin component, PIN family gives MRIIIDTNLWISFLIGKKLSCLLELISNGNVELVVSKELLDEIESVASRPKFVKYFSKEHLDMLWDFWAQETLYYEIGNISSRCRDPKDDYLLELALVSRADYLITGDRDLLIVKEVGSCQIITVMEFDALTSSLGCSALLHEDLEDYYAIVIGE, from the coding sequence ATGAGAATAATTATTGATACAAATCTTTGGATTAGCTTTCTTATAGGCAAGAAGCTGTCTTGCTTGTTGGAACTCATATCTAATGGAAATGTAGAACTTGTAGTTTCTAAAGAACTTTTAGATGAGATTGAAAGCGTTGCTTCACGTCCTAAATTTGTAAAATATTTCTCCAAAGAGCATTTAGATATGCTATGGGATTTTTGGGCTCAAGAGACATTGTACTACGAAATAGGTAATATTTCTTCCCGTTGTCGGGATCCTAAGGATGATTATTTATTAGAACTTGCATTAGTGTCAAGAGCTGATTATCTGATAACTGGGGATAGAGATTTATTGATTGTGAAAGAAGTCGGTTCTTGCCAGATAATTACTGTCATGGAGTTTGACGCATTAACTTCTTCATTAGGGTGTTCTGCTCTCCTTCATGAAGATCTAGAAGATTATTACGCTATTGTTATTGGAGAATAG
- the vap15 gene encoding type II toxin-antitoxin system VapB15 family antitoxin, producing MATVSLKIRLNYNQILELTQQLSDDDKLELSRALAAETRGIKLRRLLETFKTDEISQKEIDAEVEAVRQEAYEKRLRNENNY from the coding sequence ATGGCAACAGTATCATTGAAAATACGTCTGAATTATAATCAGATATTAGAGTTAACTCAACAACTTTCTGATGATGATAAGTTGGAATTGAGCCGTGCACTTGCTGCTGAAACGAGAGGCATTAAGTTGAGACGATTATTAGAAACTTTTAAGACAGATGAAATTTCCCAAAAGGAGATAGATGCAGAAGTGGAAGCTGTTAGGCAAGAGGCGTATGAAAAGCGATTGCGAAATGAGAATAATTATTGA
- a CDS encoding MraY family glycosyltransferase: MYYLIILVLLFLAELFYFRIADKCNIIDKPNERSSHTRITLRGGGIIFYFGALGYFLSNDWGYLWFILALTLITFISFVDDIRSISQGLRLVFHFTAMALMFYQWGLFSLSWWWIIIALIVCTGIINAYNFMDGINGITGGYSLVILGALAYINAEVTQFVEPALIYTVFCSVLVFCFFNFRKKARCFAGDVGSVSIAFILLFLIGKLIIKTEDFSWIILLSVYGVDSVLTIIHRLMLHENIGLPHRKHMYQLMANELKMPHVVVSLIYMAMQVIVIIGYIYFLDHGYLYLSCTILLLSIIYIGFMKNFFCLHSPNGRSEK, from the coding sequence ATGTATTACCTGATTATACTAGTTCTGCTATTTTTGGCAGAACTTTTTTATTTTAGAATAGCTGATAAGTGCAATATCATCGATAAGCCGAATGAGAGAAGTTCCCATACCCGGATTACTTTGCGTGGTGGCGGAATCATCTTCTATTTTGGAGCTTTGGGCTATTTCCTGAGTAATGACTGGGGATATCTTTGGTTTATATTGGCATTGACTCTAATCACATTTATTAGTTTTGTGGATGATATCCGTTCCATTTCCCAAGGTTTGCGATTGGTGTTTCACTTCACTGCTATGGCTTTGATGTTTTACCAATGGGGCTTGTTTTCTCTTTCGTGGTGGTGGATTATTATAGCTTTGATTGTTTGTACAGGCATCATCAATGCCTATAATTTTATGGATGGTATCAATGGGATAACGGGTGGTTATTCGTTGGTTATCCTTGGTGCATTGGCTTATATCAATGCTGAAGTAACTCAGTTTGTAGAGCCTGCTCTAATCTATACCGTTTTCTGCTCCGTCCTGGTCTTCTGCTTCTTTAACTTCCGTAAGAAAGCGAGGTGTTTTGCCGGTGATGTCGGTTCTGTGAGTATTGCTTTTATTCTTCTTTTTCTGATAGGAAAACTTATAATTAAGACTGAAGATTTCAGTTGGATTATCTTATTGTCTGTCTATGGTGTCGACAGTGTTCTGACTATCATTCATCGCCTGATGCTTCATGAGAATATCGGTTTGCCCCATCGTAAACATATGTATCAATTGATGGCGAATGAATTGAAGATGCCTCATGTAGTGGTATCGCTGATTTATATGGCTATGCAGGTAATTGTAATAATAGGATATATATATTTCTTGGACCATGGCTATTTATATTTATCGTGTACTATTTTATTGCTTAGTATTATTTATATTGGATTTATGAAGAATTTCTTCTGTTTACATAGTCCTAATGGTAGGAGTGAAAAATAG
- a CDS encoding NAD-dependent epimerase/dehydratase family protein has translation MNILITGVHGFVGSNFVMALKEYHTLYGLDIVAPEKEGVVKTFAWEDIETISFPMQNLPQFDAIIHLAGKAHDTKNQSAAQTYFDINTGLTQKIFDFFLESTAKRFIFFSSVKAAADSVVGDMLREDVIPAPVGPYGESKIAAENYILSKLRVENGDLRVAMQRDKLVYILRPCMIHGPGNKGNLNLLYNVVKKGIPWPLGDFENKRSFTSIDNLCYVVEGLLTKNVTSGIYHMGDDEALSTNELIALMCEAMGKEPHIWKMNKKMMESCAGLGTLLHLPLNTERLRKLTENYVVSNEKIKAALGIERMPVRAADGIMKTILSFSN, from the coding sequence ATGAATATTCTTATTACCGGAGTTCACGGTTTCGTGGGTTCCAATTTTGTTATGGCTTTAAAGGAATATCATACTCTTTATGGCTTAGATATTGTTGCACCTGAAAAAGAGGGAGTAGTGAAAACTTTTGCTTGGGAAGATATTGAAACGATCTCTTTCCCTATGCAGAATTTACCCCAGTTTGATGCTATCATTCATCTTGCAGGCAAGGCACATGATACAAAGAATCAGTCTGCTGCACAGACATATTTTGATATCAATACAGGACTGACACAAAAAATCTTTGATTTCTTTCTGGAATCTACAGCAAAGAGGTTCATATTCTTCAGTTCTGTGAAAGCTGCTGCTGATAGTGTAGTGGGGGATATGTTGAGGGAGGATGTGATACCTGCACCAGTGGGACCTTATGGAGAGAGTAAGATAGCAGCCGAGAATTATATTCTTAGTAAGTTGAGAGTTGAGAATGGAGATTTGAGAGTTGCTATGCAGCGTGATAAACTGGTGTATATTCTTCGGCCCTGTATGATTCATGGCCCGGGTAACAAGGGGAACTTGAATCTACTTTATAATGTGGTAAAGAAAGGTATTCCTTGGCCTTTGGGAGATTTTGAAAATAAGCGTTCGTTCACTTCTATAGATAACCTTTGCTATGTGGTGGAAGGTTTGCTGACAAAGAATGTAACGAGTGGTATTTATCACATGGGTGATGATGAAGCTCTGTCTACCAATGAATTGATTGCTCTCATGTGTGAAGCTATGGGCAAGGAACCTCACATCTGGAAGATGAACAAGAAAATGATGGAAAGTTGTGCTGGTTTGGGAACATTGCTTCATTTGCCGTTGAATACTGAACGTCTTCGGAAGTTGACAGAGAATTACGTGGTGAGTAATGAGAAGATTAAAGCAGCACTTGGCATTGAACGAATGCCTGTTCGTGCTGCTGATGGGATTATGAAAACGATCTTATCGTTTTCAAATTAA
- the gmd gene encoding GDP-mannose 4,6-dehydratase has protein sequence MKKIALLTGITGQDGSFLAEFLIEKGYEVHGILRRSSSFNTGRIEHLYLDEWVRDMRQQRLVNLHYGDMTDSSSLIRIIQQVQPDEIYNLAAQSHVKVSFDVPEYTAEADAVGTLRMLEAVRILGLEKKTKIYQASTSELYGKVQEIPQKETTPFYPRSPYGVAKQYGFWITKNYRESYGMFSVNGILFNHESERRGETFVTRKITLAAARIAQGFQDKLYLGNLDARRDWGYAKDYVECMWLMLQHDTPEDFVIATGEMHTVREFATLAFREVGIELYWEGEGVDEKGIDVNTGKVLVEVDSKYFRPCEVEQLLGDPTKAKTVLGWNPTKTSFPELVRIMVAHDMKFVKKLYLKSQVIE, from the coding sequence ATGAAAAAAATAGCATTGCTTACAGGTATTACTGGACAAGATGGTTCATTTCTTGCCGAATTTTTAATAGAAAAAGGTTATGAAGTTCATGGTATCCTCCGTCGTTCTTCTTCATTTAATACAGGACGTATAGAGCATCTATATCTGGATGAATGGGTACGTGACATGAGGCAACAGCGACTAGTTAATCTTCATTATGGTGACATGACGGATAGTAGTTCATTGATTCGTATTATTCAGCAGGTACAACCTGATGAAATCTACAATCTTGCGGCACAAAGTCACGTAAAAGTGTCTTTTGATGTTCCGGAATATACGGCTGAAGCTGATGCTGTAGGAACGCTTCGCATGCTTGAAGCTGTCCGTATTTTGGGTTTAGAGAAAAAGACGAAGATTTATCAGGCTTCCACTTCGGAACTTTATGGTAAGGTACAGGAAATTCCCCAGAAAGAAACAACACCTTTCTATCCTCGTAGTCCATACGGTGTAGCAAAACAGTATGGTTTCTGGATTACGAAGAATTATCGTGAGAGTTATGGCATGTTTTCTGTAAATGGTATTCTGTTCAATCATGAAAGTGAGCGTCGGGGAGAGACTTTTGTAACCCGTAAGATAACTCTTGCCGCTGCTCGTATTGCACAAGGTTTTCAGGATAAGTTATATCTGGGTAATCTGGATGCCCGTCGTGACTGGGGGTATGCGAAGGATTATGTGGAGTGTATGTGGTTGATGCTACAACATGATACGCCGGAAGATTTTGTGATAGCTACCGGTGAGATGCATACAGTTCGCGAATTTGCTACTTTAGCTTTTCGTGAGGTTGGCATTGAACTGTACTGGGAAGGTGAGGGTGTTGATGAAAAAGGAATTGATGTGAATACAGGCAAAGTGCTTGTTGAAGTTGACTCGAAATATTTCCGTCCTTGCGAGGTTGAACAATTATTAGGTGATCCTACCAAAGCCAAAACAGTACTTGGTTGGAATCCTACGAAAACTAGTTTTCCTGAGCTTGTGAGGATAATGGTGGCACATGATATGAAGTTTGTGAAGAAATTATATCTTAAGTCGCAAGTTATAGAATAA
- a CDS encoding glycosyltransferase family 4 protein — MNILHVVNISFVIPYFLGNQLSYFNKKGYKEYIVCSSSPELESFSRIYGFEYKEVEILRKISVMKDFVAISKTMQYIKSKQIDIVVGHTPKGALIAMIAAFILRVPVRIYFRHGLVYETSMGFKRKLLISIDKLVAALATKIVCVSPSLYKKSIDDKLNLVSKQVLLSKGTCNGIDVGRFNKENLDLKRLKDLKDSLGIADSSFVVGYTGRLVRDKGIVELVKAFQILTQRHDNMVLLLVGMMEERDSLPIEIKRFIQDTSSIINTGYVLNSIIEYYYALMNVFVFPSYREGFGMSTLEASSMELPIITARVTGCVDSIIEEQTGVFVEHTPECIINAIERFYSNEKLRLNFGKNGRNFVVDNFEQHVIWTEIEKLYQ, encoded by the coding sequence ATGAATATTCTTCATGTTGTGAATATCTCTTTTGTAATTCCCTATTTTTTGGGTAATCAACTTTCATATTTTAATAAAAAAGGCTATAAAGAGTATATTGTATGCAGTAGTTCGCCTGAATTGGAATCTTTTTCCAGAATATATGGTTTTGAATATAAAGAGGTTGAAATCCTGAGAAAAATTTCTGTTATGAAAGATTTTGTGGCAATCTCTAAAACCATGCAATATATTAAATCTAAGCAAATAGATATTGTTGTTGGGCATACTCCTAAAGGGGCGTTAATTGCTATGATTGCAGCTTTCATTTTACGCGTTCCAGTTAGAATCTATTTTAGGCATGGTCTGGTCTATGAGACTTCGATGGGATTCAAAAGGAAGTTGTTAATATCAATAGATAAACTTGTCGCAGCTTTAGCAACTAAAATAGTGTGTGTAAGCCCTTCTCTATATAAGAAAAGTATTGATGATAAATTGAACTTAGTATCGAAACAAGTACTACTGTCTAAGGGTACTTGCAATGGCATTGATGTCGGTCGCTTCAATAAGGAGAACTTAGATTTAAAACGCTTAAAAGATTTGAAGGATAGTTTAGGAATAGCTGATTCTAGTTTTGTAGTGGGTTATACAGGTCGTTTAGTTCGTGATAAAGGTATTGTAGAATTGGTTAAGGCTTTTCAGATTCTTACCCAAAGGCATGATAATATGGTTCTGTTATTGGTTGGGATGATGGAAGAAAGAGATTCTTTACCTATAGAAATTAAACGATTTATACAAGATACTTCTAGCATAATAAATACAGGATATGTTTTAAATTCAATTATAGAATATTATTATGCCCTAATGAATGTTTTTGTTTTTCCTTCATATAGAGAAGGCTTTGGAATGTCAACATTAGAAGCTTCTTCAATGGAATTACCTATAATAACAGCTCGTGTAACAGGGTGTGTTGATTCAATAATTGAAGAACAGACAGGAGTGTTTGTAGAGCATACCCCTGAATGCATAATAAACGCTATTGAAAGGTTTTATTCTAATGAAAAACTTCGACTGAATTTTGGAAAGAATGGACGGAATTTTGTTGTTGATAATTTTGAACAGCATGTAATTTGGACGGAAATAGAGAAATTGTATCAATAA